The nucleotide sequence CCTCCTTTCTGTACAGGTTTGGTTCCATCTGGGCCCCCCAAGAATGGCCCCTTCCCAGATGAGATGGAGCAGCAGAAAAGgtacgccccccccacccccggcccctttCCCTGCTACTGCAGTTCTGCCCCACCTGCAGTCCCTCCGCCCCAGAGTCCCGAtggagggctgcaggggctgtttgCAGGGAGGGTTTCTGGGGCTTGGggtgcttccccaccccccatcaggtgtgaggggccagcagggtggtgctcccccagctcctgcccctcccccagcctgtgctgggctctCCGGGGAGGGCTGAGGCTGGCGCCCGTCCCGGGGGGATTAGGAACTGACCCCCACCCCGGCTAAGCCCCCGAGCGGCCGGCTGGGGCGGGCGCTGCCGGCTCAGCCCCTAATCGGCTTGCGGCTGGCGGGGCGAGCGGCTGCCCAGCATGTGTGGATTCGTGGTGTCGGGGATCCTGGACCGGGGGCTCCCCCAGGCCTTGCCGCACCCGTGAGTGATGGGGGTCacgcggggggagtgggggggtcacTGGTGCTTGTCTCTGTCTCCGCCCCCCAGTGCTCACCCCTCTTTGTCCCCCAGGCCGCAGCAGGACCTGGAGCAGGAGCGCCGGGTGGCCAGTGCAGGTGGGtaacaggctggggggcagggcatggggggctgCAGGTCCGGTGCCCTCCAGTGCAGCCGGGTGGGCCcacagtggggggcggggcgtgaTTGGAACGATTCAGGGATTTAAAGAGTTCTTGTAGGTGATTAGTTCTGTTGAGGGGGGACTTCAGGGGGGCCACGCAGGCCCCTCTGCTCTTGGCCAGGGgctgcaccagcccctcccccaccaggtgaCCTCGCCTGGCTTAGCCGTCCCAGTGGTGTCTGCTcggcccccccacacacccccaacttACCCTTACTTTGTGTGACAGGAACCCCGGTGACCCCTTCGGGGGGAggccccccgccgcccccgggACCGCCGCCCCCAGGACCACCGCCCCCTCCAGGGCCGCCTCCGCTGTctggcctgccccccacagctggggggccgccccctgcggctggggggccgccccccgccccgcctctgCCTGCTGCGCAGGgcccgggggcagggggcggggggggcactggcctggcagctGCCATTGCAAGTGCAAAACTCAGGAAAACCAGCAAGGTGGGTCTTGGGGGGCAGGGTCGGGGGAGGTAGGGCCCACtgtaggctggatctggccctgggggtTGGTGGATGGGGGAAGGCTGtcaccagccctgggcagcccccagaaggCGTTGGgctcctgccccaggggctgggggaggacccAAGATGCTGAGCAGGCGTCAGACCTGGTTTGGTGGGCGGGGGGCGTGTCACGGGGCCGGACCGGGTAAtgactctgctccctgcccccacagcaggaggacggcactgggctggcggggggcggccccagccctgggacagccCTGAAGAGCGAGGCGAgccgtggcgggggggggcggggggctgatgGAGGAGATGAGCGCCATGCTGGCCAGACGGtgagctgggggctctgctcggggcagggctgggggctgtgtgtggagggggctggggggtggggagggctctgtTCAGGGCGGGTCTGGGCgctgtggtggcggggggggtctgCTCGGGGTGGGactcgggggtggggaggtctggGGAGGCTCTGTTCTGGGGGACTCCAtttgggggtttggggctgggggatcTATGCATTGAGAGGGACTGTGTTCCGTGGGGGGCTCCTCCATGAGGGGTAcgttctggggggaggggctgagaggtggatgatgggtgggctggggcatgggCCATGCAGGAGACTGGGGCCGGGGAgatcccagctgtgccctggttGGGACTGTGCCCTGTCAGGGGTTCGAGGGACTTGGGTGGCTCTCGGGGGCAGGCCGGGGGGACACTAACCCTGCTTTCCCGTCGCCCCCGCAGGCGGAAGGCCACGCTGCAGGGTGAGAAGCCTGGGCCAAAGAAAGATGACGATGCTGGTGGCGTGAGTGTCCGGACGTCCATCCCCACCCCGGCTGCTCAGCCTCTCCCAAGATGCATGCAGGGGCCTGTTCTGGGCAGcgtgggggcccctggggctgcactCTGGGTCCTTGttaggctgggcggggggggggtctgtgccgAGTCCTGGAGCCGGCCCTATGTCTTGGGGgtgaaggtgggagtgggggggatcGTTTATGGCCATGACACCTACTAACACCCCCCTCCattctgcccccagcagcaggatgACGCTGACCCCTCAGGTACTAGGACCATAGTCCAGCAGAGCGGTGAGTTGGGGGGGCATGGCAGacccctggcccacagcctggCCCGGGTAGGTGGGTGGAGCAGAGCATGCTGGGAGctgaaatggggggtgggggagaccctTACCCGAGCATCCTTTTGCAGGGCACTGACCGTGGCGGCGGGGGTGCGGGatgtgtgcaggtgtgtgtggggggagtacCACCTGGACTCTGCTAGTGTGGGGGGGGTATTTCAAAGGGTGCTCCCCCACATTTAAAGCGCCAGGCACCCATGACTGCACTCCCCTCTCTCGGCAGACTCTGTGCGAAGGCCCTGGGAGAAGAACAGTTCCACCCTGCCCAGGTGGGTGAGGCTGAGCCAGGTGGTGGTTTGTCGGGGGGggtagcagcagctgcaccccaagaggagctgggggagctcCCAAACAACACCCACTCTTTCCTGCCCCACCGACACGCACACCGGCATAGCAAGACCAAGGATAGCAGCAGTTCCTCCAGTCCTGCCTGGAgaggcaccagctgctccccccacgACTTATTGCTGCACTCTGCTCTTAGCCACAGCGTGTCACACCATGCGTATCCCTGCATTGcaatggggaaaccgaggcaccagGCTGGTGAGAGACTTGCCAAAGTGTGCAGGGGAAAGAACTCAGGAGTTCTAACCCCCAGCCAATCCGTTGTCCCTCCTCTAAGGAGGTTGCATGTTTACTCTGAAACCTAATGATGGTTCAACACCACCCTGAGCCGTAGAGCTGCcatggcggggctgggggtgatCCCTCCCAAGGAGAGTGATGgagcttcctccccacccccgcaggaTGAAATCAGCTGCCCCCAGCaacacagagcccccagctggagcagaggagtCTGAGCTGGAGCGGATCAAACAGGTACGGGGGCAGGGAGAGACCAGGAAGGTGCTGCGCTGGTGGGCTGTTGGGGGGAattctggcgggggggggggggtgctgtgcatggagtgctgggggaggggggagcaccCAGGGTGCCAGGAGAGGGTAGGGGCATGCTGGGGGCAATGCCagtctgggctgcagcccctgacgCTGCCCCTcggcaggagctgctggaggaggtgaGGCAAGAGCTGCGGA is from Carettochelys insculpta isolate YL-2023 chromosome 22, ASM3395843v1, whole genome shotgun sequence and encodes:
- the VASP gene encoding LOW QUALITY PROTEIN: vasodilator-stimulated phosphoprotein (The sequence of the model RefSeq protein was modified relative to this genomic sequence to represent the inferred CDS: deleted 1 base in 1 codon) codes for the protein MSESVVCAARATVMLYDDANKKWVVAGGGPQAPSWVQIYQTPSSNTFRVVGRKMQADQQVVMNCAIVKGLKYNQATPNFHQWRDARQVWGLNFSSREEAAQFASGMLLALDRLEAGLVPSGPPKNGPFPDEMEQQKRPQQDLEQERRVASAGTPVTPSGGGPPPPPGPPPPGPPPPPGPPPLSGLPPTAGGPPPAAGGPPPAPPLPAAQGPGAGGGGGTGLAAAIASAKLRKTSKQEDGTGLAGGGPSPGTALKSEASRGGGGGGLMEEMSAMLARRRKATLQGEKPGPKKDDDAGGQQDDADPSGTRTIVQQSDSVRRPWEKNSSTLPRMKSAAPSNTEPPAGAEESELERIKQELLEEVRQELRKLKEEIVEAFVLELQKRGSP